A portion of the Chiloscyllium punctatum isolate Juve2018m chromosome 5, sChiPun1.3, whole genome shotgun sequence genome contains these proteins:
- the tcaim gene encoding T-cell activation inhibitor, mitochondrial isoform X2, producing the protein MSTLSVAEAVNALRPFYFAVHPDFFGQYPREREVNENSLKQLNSYLECMQRPGRKTLQPTKLTFYIRDTSSDPNAPQHHVNTSGFRPVTFTLQNKDLLSVVVTILKSCSLSTDHVQDAQIDKGLPQQTGTIPFGRPIRWDKTYYTVTGYRVPEEELDYTVHMEPALGLWLHKNRASASEKLTVSIPLRDELERLKTELCLQLEITDIRWQRSWGVAHRCSQLHSLARFIQQNSPELHNIKGCTLIFADNSGMNAAGQIMLGTVDVHHHWAKLLERLPIYCDLHSHLSVLKERTSYLLGDVELIYDEDLQPTVMLEDYYRMLKTFYQNLIVIQPLFHPRSLKGLQIILQNDSSAPSLLQAGQLSIPVTCDPTTLQWFIQAHSQRARTYLRKEEELELKQKTLIRDCIERFGLKRLYKEPSVSSQQMVKCCQRLLEGHIGELQGMHLCISHFYTVLQDGDLCVPWDWKW; encoded by the exons GAAGTGAATGAAAATTCCCTGAAGCAGTTGAATAGCTACTTGGAGTGCATGCAGAGACCAGGGCGGAAAACCCTTCAACCTACAAAGCTCACATTCTACATCAGAGACACAAGTAGTGATCCAAATGCACCCCAGCACCATGTAAATACTTCAG GGTTTCGACCAGTCACTTTCACGCTACAGAATAAGGACCTCCTGAGTGTGGTAGTAACGATCTTGAAATCCTGCAGTTTATCCACGGATCATGTGCAAGATGCACAGATTGACAAGGGCCTGCCTCAGCAGACTGGGACCATTCCATTTGGCAGACCTATCCGATGGGATAAGACCTACTACACTGTCACTGGCTACAGAGTCCCAGAGGAAGAGTTGGACTACACTGTCCATATGGAACCTGCACTTGG GTTGTGGTTGCATAAAAACAGAGCTTCTGCTTCCGAGAAGTTAACTGTCAGTATTCCACTGCGAGATGAGCTCGAGCGTTTAAAAACGGAACTGTGTCTGCAACTGGAGATAACTGATATCAG GTGGCAGAGAAGTTGGGGAGTAGCTCATCGATGTAGCCAATTACACAGCCTCGCTCGTTTCATCCAGCAGAATTCTCCAGAATTGCACAATATCAAAG GATGTACTTTAATCTTTGCTGATAACTCCGGGATGAATGCTGCAGGGCAGATTATGTTGGGAACTGTGGATGTCCATCATCACTGGGCAAAA CTGTTGGAGAGGTTGCCCATCTACTGTGATCTTCACAGCCATCTTTCTGTGTTGAAAGAGAGGACCAGCTACCTTCTGGGAGACGTTGAATTAATTTATGATGAGGATCTGCAACCAACAGTTATGCTTGAAGATTATTACAGAATGTTAAAGACCTTCTATCAGAATTTGATAGTTATtcaacctctgtttcacccacgAAGTCTAAAAGGACTGCAAATAATTCTACAAAA TGATTCTTCAGCTCCTAGCCTCCTTCAAGCAGGTCAACTGAGCATACCTGTAACATGTGACCCCACTACCTTACAATGGTTTATTCAGGCTCATTCACAAAGAGCCAGGACCTACTTGAGAAAAGAGGAAGA ATTGGAACTGAAACAGAAGACACTGATCAGAGATTGTATAGAACGATTTGGACTCAAGAGACTGTATAAGGAGCCCAGTGTGTCCAGCCAACAAATGGTGAAGTGCTGTCAAAGACTCCTTGAAGGACACATCGGAGAGTTACAAGGGATGCACCTGTGTATCTCCCATTTCTATACAGTGTTGCAGGATGGTGACTTGTGTGTGCCTTGGGACTGGAAATGGTAA
- the tcaim gene encoding T-cell activation inhibitor, mitochondrial isoform X3, translating to MIRADAPIPGQEVNENSLKQLNSYLECMQRPGRKTLQPTKLTFYIRDTSSDPNAPQHHVNTSGFRPVTFTLQNKDLLSVVVTILKSCSLSTDHVQDAQIDKGLPQQTGTIPFGRPIRWDKTYYTVTGYRVPEEELDYTVHMEPALGLWLHKNRASASEKLTVSIPLRDELERLKTELCLQLEITDIRWQRSWGVAHRCSQLHSLARFIQQNSPELHNIKGCTLIFADNSGMNAAGQIMLGTVDVHHHWAKLLERLPIYCDLHSHLSVLKERTSYLLGDVELIYDEDLQPTVMLEDYYRMLKTFYQNLIVIQPLFHPRSLKGLQIILQNDSSAPSLLQAGQLSIPVTCDPTTLQWFIQAHSQRARTYLRKEEELELKQKTLIRDCIERFGLKRLYKEPSVSSQQMVKCCQRLLEGHIGELQGMHLCISHFYTVLQDGDLCVPWDWKW from the exons GAAGTGAATGAAAATTCCCTGAAGCAGTTGAATAGCTACTTGGAGTGCATGCAGAGACCAGGGCGGAAAACCCTTCAACCTACAAAGCTCACATTCTACATCAGAGACACAAGTAGTGATCCAAATGCACCCCAGCACCATGTAAATACTTCAG GGTTTCGACCAGTCACTTTCACGCTACAGAATAAGGACCTCCTGAGTGTGGTAGTAACGATCTTGAAATCCTGCAGTTTATCCACGGATCATGTGCAAGATGCACAGATTGACAAGGGCCTGCCTCAGCAGACTGGGACCATTCCATTTGGCAGACCTATCCGATGGGATAAGACCTACTACACTGTCACTGGCTACAGAGTCCCAGAGGAAGAGTTGGACTACACTGTCCATATGGAACCTGCACTTGG GTTGTGGTTGCATAAAAACAGAGCTTCTGCTTCCGAGAAGTTAACTGTCAGTATTCCACTGCGAGATGAGCTCGAGCGTTTAAAAACGGAACTGTGTCTGCAACTGGAGATAACTGATATCAG GTGGCAGAGAAGTTGGGGAGTAGCTCATCGATGTAGCCAATTACACAGCCTCGCTCGTTTCATCCAGCAGAATTCTCCAGAATTGCACAATATCAAAG GATGTACTTTAATCTTTGCTGATAACTCCGGGATGAATGCTGCAGGGCAGATTATGTTGGGAACTGTGGATGTCCATCATCACTGGGCAAAA CTGTTGGAGAGGTTGCCCATCTACTGTGATCTTCACAGCCATCTTTCTGTGTTGAAAGAGAGGACCAGCTACCTTCTGGGAGACGTTGAATTAATTTATGATGAGGATCTGCAACCAACAGTTATGCTTGAAGATTATTACAGAATGTTAAAGACCTTCTATCAGAATTTGATAGTTATtcaacctctgtttcacccacgAAGTCTAAAAGGACTGCAAATAATTCTACAAAA TGATTCTTCAGCTCCTAGCCTCCTTCAAGCAGGTCAACTGAGCATACCTGTAACATGTGACCCCACTACCTTACAATGGTTTATTCAGGCTCATTCACAAAGAGCCAGGACCTACTTGAGAAAAGAGGAAGA ATTGGAACTGAAACAGAAGACACTGATCAGAGATTGTATAGAACGATTTGGACTCAAGAGACTGTATAAGGAGCCCAGTGTGTCCAGCCAACAAATGGTGAAGTGCTGTCAAAGACTCCTTGAAGGACACATCGGAGAGTTACAAGGGATGCACCTGTGTATCTCCCATTTCTATACAGTGTTGCAGGATGGTGACTTGTGTGTGCCTTGGGACTGGAAATGGTAA